A single window of Ananas comosus cultivar F153 linkage group 19, ASM154086v1, whole genome shotgun sequence DNA harbors:
- the LOC109725222 gene encoding LOW QUALITY PROTEIN: protein MONOCULM 1-like (The sequence of the model RefSeq protein was modified relative to this genomic sequence to represent the inferred CDS: inserted 2 bases in 1 codon), whose product MLSSLNNPSSSSIKSHDDHDSEEDPHPHPQHQHHHHQFPPNPNFHVSTAATPSPSLSPSPRELLVGCADLFGRGDFPAARRLAASLLSSSSPLGDSSDRLAHRFARALLLLLPPQHHQQHQQHQQHQQELSLLVDDDPPQQPHHPHPYLSFNQITPFLRFSHLTANQAILDAASCGRAPPARRPPRPPGFRRITARRPPTRVLSPPRPSRGPLRPALSPRSLNLPSTPPLLLPSLPLPPRPISAALNSLPPPPFPSETLALNFPFFLHKLLCNDDQLVVDFLRSIKAMNPAVVTVAEREGCGGGGNFVQRFVEAVDYYAAMFESMEATVPPGSRAXLLGREIEAAVASAAAAANSNSNSNANCLRRRFDRWEAAMTAAGFAGRPLSGFALSQARLLLRLHYPSEGYRLEMMRGAFFLGWQSKPLFSVSSWH is encoded by the exons ATGCTGAGCTCACTCAACAACCCATCATCCTCCTCCATCAAATCCCACGACGACCATGATTCCGAAGAagacccccacccccacccccaacACCAACACCATCACCACCAATTCCCGCCAAACCCTAATTTCCATGTCAGCACCGCCGCCACGCCATCGCCATCGCTATCGCCATCGCCGCGTGAGCTTCTCGTCGGCTGCGCCGACctgttcggccgcggcgacttccccgccgcccgccgcctcgccgcctccctcctctcctcctcctcccccctcgGCGACTCCTCCGACCGCCTCGCCCACCGCTTCGCCcgcgccctcctcctcctcctcccccctcaACATCACCAACAACATCAACAACATCAACAACATCAACAAGAATTATCATTACTAGTAGACGACGATCCTCCCCAGCAGCCGCATCATCCCCACCCCTACCTCTCCTTCAACCAGATCACCCCCTTTCTCCGCTTCTCCCACCTGACGGCAAACCAAGCCATACTCGACGCCGCCTCATG TGGCCGCGCTCCTCCAGCCCGCCGACCTCCCCGACCCCCCGGCTTCCGCCGCATCACCGCGCGCAGGCCACCGACCCGCGTCCTGTCCCCGCCTCGACCAAGCCGGGGCCCACTTCGCCCCGCTCTTTCGCCGCGTTCCCTCAACCTCCCCTCCACtccacccctcctcctcccctccctccccctcccaCCTCGCCCCATCTCCGCCGCTCTCAAttccctcccccctccccccttcCCCTCCGAAACCCTCGCCCTCAACTTCCCCTTCTTCCTCCACAAACTTCTCTGCAACGATGACCAGCTCGTCGTCGACTTCCTGCGCTCGATAAAGGCGATGAATCCGGCGGTGGTGACGGTCGCCGAGAGAGagggctgcggcggcggaggaaacTTCGTGCAGCGGTTCGTCGAAGCGGTGGACTACTACGCGGCGATGTTCGAGTCGATGGAGGCGACGGTGCCGCCGGGGAGCCGGGC GCTCCTCGGGCGCGAGATCGAGGCCGCCgtcgcctccgccgcggcggccgcgaattcgaattcaaattcaaatgcaAATTGTTTGCGCCGGCGGTTCGATCGGTGGGAGGCGGCGATGACTGCAGCGGGCTTCGCGGGGCGGCCGCTGAGCGGGTTCGCGCTGTCGCAGGCgcggctgctgctgcggctgcATTACCCTTCGGAGGGCTACAGGCTGGAGATGATGAGGGGTGCCTTCTTCTTGGGGTGGCAGAGTAAGCCCCTCTTCTCTGTCTCCTCTTGGCACTGA
- the LOC109724657 gene encoding uncharacterized protein LOC109724657 — protein sequence MDLHGSFISSSKFSVDGSRLENEPFSLHHNFYHLPSFSYCFPHYISRALVLGHGFANGIKETRDTHYHPKLRIIAVIELSQERSTLIEETQIGFLSLCGTNKIEIYGYPSSVKCTSGRTKFVLPGLRRLALLATTCSFLNGSSMGRQRLSDSTLLIMSSNDQLEYEKLKKQMKPDFLDMVPWYLRTSIDLFKTVFDLMVSVTLFVGRFDMRMMQAAMNEVPDESKISDLLYDHLQNRDKLCTIYFYNM from the exons ATGGATCTTCATGGCAGCTTTATATCATCTTCCAAGTTTTCAGTCGATGGGAGTCGACTTGAAAATGAACCTTTCTCTCTTCATCACAATTTCTATCACCtcccttctttttcttattgttttCCACATTATATTTCTCGGGCTTTGGTACTTGGGCATGGTTTCGCGAATGGCATAAAAGAGACCAGAGATACTCACTATCATCCAAAACTGCGCA TCATTGCGGTAATCGAGCTATCACAAGAGAGAAGCACTTTGATAGAAGAAACTCAAATTGGTTTTCTTTCCCTTTGTGGAACAAACAAGATAGAAATATATGGATATCCAAGTTCCGTAAAATGCACGAGTGGAAGGACCAAATTTGTTCTTCCTGGTTTGCGCCGGTTGGCTCTGCTAGCGACTACCTGCTCTTTTCTAAATGGGTCATCTATGGGGAG GCAACGTTTATCGGACTCTACATTACTAATTATGTCATCGAACGATCAACTGG AGTATGAGAAGTTGAAGAAACAAATGAAACCTGATTTCTTGGACATGGTACCTTGGTATTTGAG GACTTCCATCGACTTATTCAAGACGGTATTTGATCTCATGGTATCCGTGACTCTATTTGTTGGTCGATTTGACATGCGAATGATGCAG GCTGCTATGAACGAGGTTCCTGACGAATCTAAAATCAGCGATCTCCTGTACGATCATCTTCAAAACAGAGACAAACTttgtactatttatttttataatatgtaa